In Vanacampus margaritifer isolate UIUO_Vmar chromosome 9, RoL_Vmar_1.0, whole genome shotgun sequence, the following proteins share a genomic window:
- the setd2 gene encoding histone-lysine N-methyltransferase SETD2 isoform X4: protein MHLRDEGSGASVKVEGLSKAALIKSLSPRVMLSNHLLPKGTKMKVNLEDQSRQKVSFSFSQTKKPLQSIFVVPSSPEKSDTESHTASSQPTNDKGRANDSKNEQNQTCAVPISMEQTSSPVPSFAAKLKMDLAKMHFKKQILSVSVTREKLTSFLREDTPTSVLQKPASNSEIKFPTLQHQNPVSVCASEDSHRHSSESRTVSSLKPAESSGKEEENSSNEQDKNVYKRKTRSQTDKLTRETEDPVSMSSRRKSVDSKSKTNLESSSKAVTKKSSSRSQGEEKEQSSSKRSENHERSSSYTKSDRDSRYASRSLRSDKDRRRSRSRSKSRGSRTSSSHTRSDRSRGDRGSRLERSYYHDSDRRSYRSSPRRDRRRSRSHNDRTRDSSDSEDDHRKTRTRTSDSSRSSTYSKSSPYSKSDKASKSSDLPHSSDSAKRNQTSSSTSERTPSKRPSESDHQRKCSPGVEERHHKTSTHHTVEANRKSNYSTQHTHVDSEKHERENCRKSGPSDTESDQRTKSQAGSVLEETCKEEKISQLDSKQTACSRSSEETSEHGRQSEDKFQSPSDEPKHGATIESCLLGEKDNVSCTQETTRDDQQDSKLTETHCNRLDGPNSNLEVEKEIAPAINSNESMLHVNDTLEKVNNVKDSLSPQNIPYVTSNAAAKSFFINNDGIVFSMDMKDVDSLLQGSTPIPNVLNVPASHDPQTCKAQDELCNFAAATDQAQTNAPLQSEHLNKNENLMTPEQNLDDAKQSSPAKKSRWDIVGQKSPESEDSQQTLCAEQPKKMVCVKKIEFSINQSQIQIIQNAQETERHSIPRQEIESPKQAGSYDHGESSQGITGIDHTQKTNLEQPLRNSDATQVNSAAKMESWNGDVEEKSEDNTHKNEINTTSLEFGEGLSEASDSDNSEYDSDCDEAVKRLHSVVVVPKNSTITSESHGTGPSSCSPVISESLITSDVTHVNSHEGQYQVSSQQRLEGVSYHTGALCQSQSNMIDSTSHLEGSSATGVSQPFVTCPTNVHQGITNLTHSVDGSGHYDQLQGQHYVNNRGALMLAHYQHSTSVDNVNDGGGFNPSWSFTQPEQPSSTYQPPDSSHGPLLPKSKLSETFHSVQQHGNNSVSWNHQTSDMQTSKTPYLQPYQDLASEIHPDSLTNDHDDYCRAKPSNQSKETVELIGPPGVSGFVQGHEISSNSKWSTVPDPPREDSFKTHRSRGPPKKRRPEIESDSDNEAEAGPAAKKERQGETVNIKETQVKVEVVHPSLTLQHFQDANRWKEFSKTKKMPPYFDLIEENLYLTERKKSKSHRDIKRMQCECPVLPKQDRLRGMMACGDDCLNRLLMIECSSRCLNGHYCSNRRFQMKQHADFEVILTEDKGWGLRAAKDLPSNTFVLEYCGEVLDHKEFKARVKEYARNKNIHYYFMALKNNEIIDATLKGNCSRFMNHSCEPNCETQKWTVNGQLRVGFFTTKAVSVGTELTFDYQFQRYGKEAQKCFCGAPSCRGFLGGENRVSVRAAGGKMKKDRTRKNALTTVDEELEALLENGEGLYDGKQVVSLCRLMVRVENMEQKLTCLKLIHDTQNTSCLKQFLDHHGLSLLWIFMVEISEAKGNCANNIKLQSEIMKTLAVLPISTKNMLEESKVLTFIQRWAQTKALPQPTEMDGYSSENTSRAQTPLNTPDGSSSKLGPDSDRDPSKPAVDRRLKIISENSLDSALSDASKASDGKEEEEDDDEEEEESVDKQQKVDAVDEAANPVKETPEEEEKGVEIQKQEETERALDSQEQVHVDTVKDQVELEEKPCEVTVDMNDEPTKELEVSDKPSGEELTIQTEKEMPQPDQPTVEVMHPEIESVQMDVPEAPTEQPVEQMLATTETAENPPAGPEAQLDEPAPVAPPSSDTPEASMPSEGTPAPTEPPAIETPSQDEEEGVSDVESERSQEPQVGALDISSMAAKLLESWKDLKEVYRIPKKSQVEKEANADRNRDRDTTLTPRNTSSSRERERERDKERDRDRDRDHDRDWERDRDRDRERERERDRDRERDRDKTPRSTERRRRRSTSPPSSYERSSRRTEERFDPSKTPRGVSSKERNKLSTEERRKLFEQEVAQREAQKQQQQLQQQQQQQQQLQQQQQQEQQQQQQQQIQTMAYDPALAYASTSGFITYPPGYPLQTFVDPTNPNAGKVLLPTPTADPNMTYEQTTPQRLVSELGLPSPSSTSQATPVSNISQHITTANLTPADTRQYAQPAVAAQDSSVPVLPVPAQTAPQVQGQQGFATLWDPTTQQAVTVQTQPAQQYAAAPAQGATQTAIYYQGQPCQTIYSIPTAYPQTNTPVIQAYSDPSASYLHGQTVYPGHQQGVVVQQGGTVTTIVTSQTVQQEMIVPNNVIDLPPPSPPKPKTIVLPPNWKVARDPEGKIYYYHIATRQTQWDPPTWDGSSDTNLDHDSEMDLGTPTYDENPSKFSTKTAEADTSSELAKKSKETFRKEMSQFIVQCLNPYRKPDCKLGRIINTEDFKHLARKLTHGVMNKELKACTNPEDLDCNENVKHKTKEYIKKYMQRFGAVYRPKEDTDVL from the exons ATGCATCTCAGAGACGAAGGAAGTGGTGCATCG GTAAAGGTGGAGGGCCTTTCTAAGGCAGCTCTCATCAAAAGTCTATCCCCTAGAGTCATGCTATCCAACCATCTCTTGCCTAAAGGGACCAAGATGAAGGTCAACCTTGAGGATCAGAGTCGTCAGAAAGTGTCCTTCAGCTTCTCGCAGACCAAGAAGCCACTGCAGAGCATTTTTGTTGTCCCTTCCAGCCCTGAAAAGTCTGACACTGAATCTCACACTGCCTCGTCACAGCCCACAAACGACAAAGGAAGGGCTAATGAcagtaaaaatgaacaaaatcagACCTGTGCAGTGCCAATTTCAATGGAACAGACATCTTCCCCCGTTCCAAGCTTTGCTGCTAAACTGAAAATGGACTTGGCGAAGATGCATTTCAAGAAGCAAATACTCAGTGTGTCTGTGACTAGAGAAAAACTAACGTCTTTTCTTCGGGAGGATACACCCACCTCTGTTTTGCAGAAACCGGCAAGTAACAGCGAAATCAAATTTCCAACTTTGCAGCATCAGAACCCTGTAAGTGTCTGCGCCTCTGAGGATTCTCACCGTCATTCCTCTGAAAGTCGGACAGTATCAAGTCTCAAACCTGCTGAATCCTCAGGAAAAGAGGAAGAGAATTCCAGTAATGAACAGgataaaaatgtatacaaaaggAAAACCAGGTCACAAACTGACAAACTGACAAGAGAGACTGAAGATCCAGTCTCGATGTCTTCCAGACGCAAATCAGTTGACtccaaaagtaaaacaaatttgGAAAGTAGTAGCAAAGCAGTAACAAAAAAGTCTTCCTCTCGCTCACAAGGGGAAGAAAAGGAGCAAAGCTCATCAAAGCGATCCGAGAATCATGAAAGATCATCTAGTTATACAAAATCAGACCGTGATTCTAGGTACGCATCGCGGTCACTGCGATCAGACAAAGATCGTAGAAGATCCCGATCAAGGTCTAAATCTAGAGGCTCTCGTACCAGTTCATCTCACACAAGATCAGACAGATCAAGAGGCGATAGAGGGTCCCGCTTGGAAAGGTCTTATTATCACGACTCCGATCGCAGATCGTACAGGAGTTCTCCGCGAAGAGATAGACGACGATCTCGTTCTCACAACGACAGAACTCGGGACAGTTCGGACTCTGAAGATGACCATCGCAAAACGAGGACAAGGACAAGTGACTCCAGTAGATCTTCCACCTATTCAAAGTCCTCTCCCTACTCAAAATCGGACAAAGCATCTAAATCTAGCGATTTGCCACATTCGTCAGACTCGGCTAAAAGAAATCAAACCTCATCTTCAACGTCAGAAAGGACTCCTTCAAAGCGACCGTCAGAATCTGACCACCAGCGCAAATGCTCTCCAGGGGTAGAAGAAAGGCATCATAAAACTAGCACCCATCATACAGTAGAGGCTAACAGAAAATCCAACTATTCCACTCAACATACTCATGTGGATAGTGAAAAGCATGAACGTGAAAATTGCCGGAAAAGCGGGCCTAGTGACACAGAGTCTGATCAAAGGACAAAATCACAGGCAGGCTCTGTTTTAGAGGAAACGTGTAAAGAAGAGAAAATTAGCCAGCTCGACTCTAAACAGACCGCCTGCTCCAGATCTTCAGAGGAAACCAGTGAACATGGTAGACAATCAGAAGACAAATTTCAAAGCCCCAGTGACGAACCAAAACATGGAGCTACCATAGAATCATGTTTGCTAGGTGAAAAAGACAATGTCAGTTGTACTCAAGAGACAACTCGAGATGACCAACAGGATAGCAAGTTAACAGAGACACATTGTAACAGATTAGATGGACCAAACTCAAATCTGGAAGTGGAGAAAGAAATAGCACCAGCTATAAACTCAAACGAAAGCATGTTGCATGTAAATGACACCCTTGAAAAAGTAAACAATGTGAAGGATAGTCTTTCGCCTCAAAATATACCATATGTGACTTCAAATGCAGCTGCCAAAAGTTTTTTCATTAATAATGATGGTATAGTGTTTAGCATGGACATGAAAGATGTTGACTCTCTTCTACAAGGGTCAACGCCTATTCCTAATGTACTTAATGTACCTGCCTCACATGATCCTCAGACCTGTAAAGCACAAGATGAGCTGTGTAATTTTGCGGCTGCCACTGACCAAGCGCAAACAAATGCACCACTGCAATCAGAGcatctaaataaaaatgagaatcTGATGACACCTGAACAAAACCTAGATGATGCTAAACAGAGCAGTCCTGCTAAAAAGTCCCGGTGGGATATTGTTGGGCAGAAAAGTCCCGAGAGTGAAGATTCACAGCAGACACTTTGTGCTGAACAACCTAAAAAGATGGTCTGTGTGAAAAAAATTGAGTTTTCTATAAATCAAAGTCAGATACAAATTATACAAAATGCGCAGGAAACTGAAAGACATTCCATACCCAGGCAGGAGATTGAAAGCCCAAAGCAAGCAGGTAGTTATGACCATGGGGAGTCTTCACAGGGTATCACTGGCATTGACCATACTCAGAAAACAAACTTGGAACAGCCTCTGCGCAACAGTGATGCAACACAGGTCAACAGTGCGGCAAAGATGGAGAGCTGGAATGGTGATGTTGAAGAGAAATCTGAAGATAATACCCacaagaatgaaataaatactaCTAGTCTGGAATTCGGAGAAGGACTGAGCGAGGCAAGCGATAGTGACAATTCTGAGTATGACTCTGATTGCGATGAGGCAGTAAAACGATTACACTCTGTCGTAGTTGTGCCAAAGAATTCTACCATAACAAGTGAATCGCATGGCACTGGACCTTCCTCGTGCAGTCCAGTTATCTCAGAATCCCTCATTACTAGTGACGTGACCCATGTCAATAGTCATGAAGGCCAATACCAAGTCAGCTCTCAACAAAGACTAGAGGGTGTTTCGTACCACACTGGTGCTCTTTGTCAATCTCAGAGTAATATGATTGACAGCACGAGTCACTTAGAGGGATCCAGCGCGACTGGTGTGTCTCAGCCTTTTGTGACTTGTCCTACCAATGTCCACCAAGGTATCACTAATTTAACGCACAGCGTTGACGGTTCTGGACATTATGACCAACTGCAAGGCCAGCATTATGTTAACAACAGAGGTGCACTAATGCTCGCACATTACCAACATTCTACCAGTGTTGACAACGTCAATGATGGAGGTGGATTCAACCCAAGCTGGAGTTTTACACAGCCAGAGCAACCCAGTAGTACATATCAACCGCCGGACAGTAGTCATGGTCCATTGTTACCCAAATCTAAACTTTCAGAAACTTTTCATAGTGTACAGCAACATGGAAACAACAGTGTCTCTTGGAACCACCAAACCTCGGACATGCAGACAAGCAAAACTCCCTACCTCCAGCCTTATCAGGACCTTGCAAGTGAAATCCACCCGGACTCACTCACTAATGACCATGACGATTATTGCCGGGCTAAACCATCCAATCAAAGCAAAGAGACTGTCGAACTCATTGGACCTCCGGGGGTGTCTGGTTTTGTACAAGGTCACGAAATAAGCAGCAACAGCAAGTGGTCTACCGTGCCTGACCCCCCGAGAGAGGACAGCTTCAAGACCCACAGAAGCAGAGGTCCACCCAAGAAAAGACGGCCAGAGATCGAGTCTGATTCGGACAATGAGGCTGAAGCTGGACCTGCTGCCAAGAAGGAGCGTCAAGGAGAAACTGTGAATATTAAAGAAACTCAAGTCAAAGTTGAGGTGGTCCATCCATCACTTACTCTCCAGCACTTTCAAGATGCTAATCGATGGAAAGAGTTTTCCAAGACAAAGAAGATGCCCCCTTATTTTGACCTGATTGAAGAGAATCTGTACCTAACTGAGCG AAAGAAGAGCAAATCTCATCGCGACATCAAGAGGATGCAGTGTGAGTGCCCGGTGCTGCCCAAACAGGACCGTTTAAGGGGAATGATGGCGTGCGGCGATGACTGTTTAAATCGGTTGCTGATGATTGAATG cTCCTCACGGTGCCTAAATGGGCACTACTGCTCAAATCGACGCTTTCAAATGAAGCAGCACGCAGACTTTGAAGTCATCCTCACCGAAGACAAGGGCTGGGGTCTCCGTGCAGCTAAGGACTTGCCTTC AAATACCTTTGTGCTAGAATACTGTGGGGAAGTGTTGGACCACAAAGAGTTCAAAGCAAGAGTAAAAGAATACGCACGAAACAAAAACATCCACTACTATTTCATGGCTCTCAAGAATAACGag ATCATCGATGCAACACTGAAGGGTAATTGCTCTCGGTTTATGAACCATAGCTGCGAGCCCAACTGTGAGACCCAAAAG TGGACGGTCAATGGCCAGCTTAGAGTCGGGTTCTTCACCACCAAGGCAGTCAGTGTAGGAACTGAGCTGACATTTGACTATCAGTTTCAGAGATACGG GAAAGAAGCCCAGAAGTGCTTCTGTGGAGCTCCCAGTTGCAGAGGCTTCCTGGGAGGGGAGAACAGAGTCAGCGTCCGTGCGGCTGGAGGGAAGATGAAGAAAGATCGGACTCGAAAGAATGCTCTCACCACA GTTGACGAGGAACTAGAGGCATTACTAGAGAATGGCGAAGGGCTCTATGATGGCAAACAAGTTGTGTCCCTGTGCAGGCTTATGGTCCGTGTGGAAAACATGGAGCAGAAGCTCACCTGTCTCAAGCTCATACAC GATACACAGAATACGTCATGTTTGAAGCAGTTCTTAGACCATCACGGCTTGTCTTTGCTTTGGATATTCATGGTTGAGATTTCTGAAGCCAAGGGCAACTGTGCCAATAACATCAAACTACAATCCGAG ATTATGAAGACCTTGGCTGTGCTACCCATCTCCACTAAGAACATGCTGGAAGAGAGTAAAGTCTTGACCTTCATACAGCGATGGgcccaaacaaaagcactcccTCAGCCCACTGAGATGGACGGTTACTCCAGCGAGAACACTTCTCGTGCTCAGACGCCACTCAACACCCCTGATGGTTCCTCCTCTAAATtgggaccagactctgacaggGACCCCTCCAAACCTGCTGTGGACCGTCGCCTTAAAATCATCAGTGAAAACAGTCTGGACAGTGCGCTCTCAGATGCCAGCAAAGCGTCTGACggcaaggaggaagaggaggacgatgatgaagaagaagaagaatctgtTGACAAACAACAAAAGGTAGACGCTGTCGATGAGGCTGCTAATCCAGTGAAAGAAACTCcggaagaagaggagaaaggTGTCGAAATTCAGAAACAGGAAGAGACAGAAAGGGCTTTAGACAGTCAGGAACAAGTTCATGTTGACACGGTAAAAGACCAAGTTGAGTTGGAGGAGAAGCCCTGTGAGGTTACAGTGGACATGAATGATGAGCCAACGAAGGAACTTGAGGTATCTGACAAACCTAGCGGAGAAGAGCTAACCATCCAGACAGAAAAAGAAATGCCTCAGCCTGACCAGCCTACAGTTGAGGTTATGCACCCAGAGATCGAGTCTGTTCAAATGGATGTTCCTGAGGCTCCAACTGAGCAGCCTGTAGAGCAGATGTTAGCAACGACGGAAACGGCTGAGAATCCTCCTGCTGGCCCTGAGGCCCAACTGGATGAACCTGCCCCTGTCGCTCCCCCAAGCTCTGATACCCCAGAGGCCAGTATGCCATCTGAAGGCACACCTGCACCTACAGAGCCTCCAGCGATAGAAACACCTTCGCAGGATGAAGAGGAAGGTGTTTCCGATGTGGAGAGTGAGCGGAGTCAGGAGCCGCAAGTTGGGGCTTTGGACATAAGCAGCATGGCAGCCAAGCTATTGGAAAGCTGGAAGGATCTGAAG GAGGTGTACAGAATACCAAAGAAAAGTCAGGTAGAAAAGGAAGCCAATG CAGATCGCAATCGAGATCGTGACACAACGTTGACTCCACGCAACACCTCCAGTAGTCGCGAGCGTGAAAGGGAGCGTGACAAAGAACGGGACAGGGACAGGGACAGAGACCATGACCGGGATTGGGAAAGGGACAGGGATCGAGACAGGGAACGGGAGAGAGAAAGGGACCGGGACAGGGAGCGTGATCGAGACAAAACTCCGCGCAGCACTGAGAGACGGAGGCGCAGGTCCACATCCCCGCCCTCCTCCTATGAGCGCAGCAGCCGGCGCACTGAGGAACG GTTTGACCCGTCAAAGACACCGAGGGGAGTTAGCAGCAAGGAGCGCAACAAGCTGTCTACAGAGGAACGCAGGAAGCTGTTTGAGCAGGAGGTCGCTCAGCGGGAAGCCCagaagcagcaacagcagcttcagcagcagcagcagcagcaacagcagcttcagcagcagcagcaacaagaacagcagcagcagcagcagcagcagatccAAACTATGGCCTATGACCCTGCCTTGGCCTATGCCTCCACATCTGGCTTCATCACCTACCCACCTGGATACCCCCTCCAGACATTTGTGGATCCCACCAACCCCAACGCAGGCAAAGTACTACTACCCACGCCTACAGCTGACCCCAACATGACCTATGAACAGACTACACCCCAAAGACTTGTCTCAGAGCTTGGGCTTCCGTCGCCATCATCCACTTCACAAGCCACTCCTGTTTCTAATATCTCTCAGCACATCACCACCGCCAACCTCACGCCTGCAGACACCAGGCAGTATGCCCAGCCCGCCGTCGCAGCCCAGGACTCCAGCGTGCCTGTCCTCCCCGTGCCCGCCCAGACGGCGCCCCAGGTCCAGGGCCAGCAAGGCTTCGCCACTCTGTGGGACCCCACCACCCAGCAGGCAGTGACCGTGCAGACGCAGCCAGCTCAGCAGTACGCCGCAGCCCCGGCGCAGGGTGCCACGCAAACAGCCATCTACTACCAAGGCCAGCCGTGCCAAACCATCTACAGCATCCCCACCGCATACCCTCAGACCAACACACCAGTCATACAG GCGTACTCCGACCCCTCAGCCAGCTACTTGCACGGTCAGACGGTGTATCCTGGCCATCAGCAGGGTGTGGTGGTGCAGCAGGGAGGCACTGTCACCACCATTGTTACCTCCCAAACTGTGCAGCAG GAAATGATCGTACCCAACAATGTGATAGATCTGCCTCCTCCTTCTCCCCCGAAGCCCAAAACCATCGTTCTACCTCCCAACTGGAAAGTGGCGCGGGACCCTGAAGGAAAGATCTACTATTACCATATTGCGACAAG gcAAACTCAGTGGGATCCTCCAACCTGGGACGGAAGTAGCGACACCAATCTGGACCATGACTCTGAGATGGACCTGGGCACTCCCACTTATGATGAAAATCCCTCCAAG ttctCAACCAAAACAGCTGAAGCAGACACTTCTAGTGAATTGGCTAAAAAAAGTAAAGAGACATTCCGCAAAGAG ATGTCCCAGTTTATTGTGCAATGTTTAAATCCTTATCGGAAGCCTGACTGCAAACTTGGCCGCATCATCAATACAGAGGACTTCAAACACCTGGCAAGAAAG CTAACCCACGGCGTCATGAACAAGGAGCTGAAGGCGTGCACCAACCCCGAGGACCTGGACTGCAACGAGAACGTCAAGCACAAAACCAAGGAGTACATCAAGAAGTACATGCAGAGGTTCGGCGCCGTCTACAGACCCAAGGAGGACACGGACGTCCTCTGA